A genome region from Pelodiscus sinensis isolate JC-2024 chromosome 27, ASM4963464v1, whole genome shotgun sequence includes the following:
- the SLC16A1 gene encoding monocarboxylate transporter 1, protein MPPAVGGPQGYTPPEGGWGWAVVVGAFISIGFSYAFPKSITVFFKEIEAIFNASSSKVSWISSIMLAVMYAGGPISSVLVNKYGSRPIMIAGGCLSGCGLIAASFCNTVEELYFCVGVVGGLGLAFNLNPALTMIGKYFFKKRPLANGLAMAGSPVFLSTLAPLNQYFFGIFGWRGSFLILGGLLLNCCVAGSLMRPIGPKPEQLKKEVTKEVLQEAGKAAGKMDDGAGDASMDLIAGKTKKQKASVLQTVNKFLDLSLFTHRGFLLYLSGNVIMFFGLFTPLVFLSNYAKSKDIPKESAAFLLSILAFVDMVARPSMGLVANTKWVRPRVQYFFAVSVVCNGVCHLLAPFSTSYMGFCIYAGFFGFAFGWLSSVLFETLMDLVGTQRFSSAVGLVTIVECCPVLLGPPLLGKLNDMYGDYKYTYWSCGVILIFSGIYLFVGMGINYQLLAKEQKAEEKRTKEGKEEETNIDEVEKHKEAEKQKEANNDVASMPPKSTEDGTQEEESRM, encoded by the exons ATGCCGCCAGCCGTTGGAGGGCCTCAGGGATACACCCCcccagaaggaggatggggatgGGCTGTTGTCGTTGGAGCCTTCATCTCCATTGGCTTCTCCTATGCGTTTCCCAAATCCATCACCGTGTTTTTCAAAGAGATTGAGGCCATCTTCAATGCATCTAGCAGCAAAGTCTCCTGGATCTCCTCCATCATGCTGGCTGTTATGTACGCAGGAG GTCCCATCAGCAGTGTCCTGGTGAACAAGTATGGCAGTCGGCCAATCATGATCGCCGGAGGCTGTCTATCTGGGTGTGGCTTGATCGCAGCCTCTTTCTGTAACACAGTGGAAGAGCTCTACTTCTGCGTGGGGGTTGTGGGAG GTCTGGGGCTTGCATTCAACTTGAATCCTGCCTTGACCATGATTGGCAAGTACTTCTTTAAGAAACGTCCATTGGCCAATGGACTAGCTATGGCAGGTAGCCCCGTGTTCTTGTCTACGCTGGCCCCCCTGAACCAGTACTTCTTTGGCATATTTGGCTGGAGGGGGAGTTTTTTAATTCTTGGTGGCCTTTTGCTGAACTGCTGTGTGGCTGGATCTCTGATGCGACCGATAGGCCCCAAGCCGGAGCAGCTGAAGAAGGAGGTTACGAAAGAggtgctgcaggaggctgggaaggccgcTGGGAAGATGGACGATGGAGCTGGCGATGCCAGCATGGACCTTATTGCTGGGAAGACGAAGAAGCAGAAGGCCTCTGTTCTCCAGACGGTTAACAAGTTCTTGGATTTGTCCCTGTTCACACACCGAGGCTTCTTGCTCTATCTCTCCGGCAACGTGATCATGTTCTTTGGGCTGTTCACGCCCTTAGTCTTCCTCAGCAATTACGCCAAGAGTAAGGACATTCCTAAAGAGTCGGCAGCCTTCCTGCTCTCCATCCTGGCCTTCGTAGATATGGTGGCGAGGCCGTCCATGGGACTGGTGGCCAACACCAAGTGGGTCAGGCCCAGGGTCCAATATTTCTTCGCTGTCTCTGTGGTGTGCAACGGCGTGTGCCACCTCCTGGCACCCTTCTCCACCAGCTACATGGGCTTTTGCATTTACGCCGGGTTCTTCGGATTCGCCTTCGGCTGGCTCAGCTCCGTCTTGTTTGAAACGCTGATGGATTTGGTCGGGACTCAGAGGTTCTCCAGTGCCGTGGGCTTGGTGACCATTGTGGAATGCTGCCCCGTGCTCCTGGGACCACCGCTCCTAG GGAAACTCAACGACATGTACGGTGACTATAAATACACCTACTGGTCGTGTGGCGTCATCCTGATCTTCTCTGGGATCTACCTGTTTGTGGGAATGGGCATCAACTACCAGCTTCTGGCAAAAGAACAGAAAGCGGAGGAGAAGCGGAcaaaggaagggaaagaggaggAAACCAACATCGATGAGGTGGAGAAACACAAAGAGGCCGAGAAACAGAAAGAGGCAAACAATGATGTGGCCAGCATGCCGCCGAAGAGCACAGAGGATGGTACGCAAGAGGAGGAGAGTCGCATGTGA